DNA from Quercus lobata isolate SW786 chromosome 1, ValleyOak3.0 Primary Assembly, whole genome shotgun sequence:
CACCTCATATTAACCATCATAGCCGTCTTCATTgccctttttctctttgttgTATTCCTTGTCTGGATCATCCTCCTCCCCACAAAGCCTCGCTTCGTCCTCCAAGAAGCCACCGTTTATGTCTTCAACGTTTCAACCACCGACCCTTCCACCCTCACCACCAGCATGCAGATCACTGTTGCCTCAAAAAACCGCATGGGCAAAGTTGGAATCTACTACCAGAAACTTGACGTCTACGCCACCTACCGAAGCCAACAAGTGACGATGCCAACTGTGCTCCCCTCAACGTACCAAGATCACAAAGAGATAGCTGTGTGGTCTCCTTTCTTGTATGGGAATACGATCCCTGTGGCGCCTGGGTTAATGATGGCTTTGGAACAGGACCTGAATGTTGGGTCTGTGTTGCTCAATATCAGGCTTAATGGGTGTGTGAAGTGGCAAGTGGGAACTTGGATCTCTGGGAAGTACGATTTGAATGTGAATTGTCCTGCGTATATTAAGTTTGGTGGCTTTAATCCTGATGGTGGAATTACAGTTGGACCGGTCATGAAGTTTGAAACAGTGGTGCAAGGTTGCAGTGTGGACGTTTAAACCAGTACTTAATTTGCtttgattagttattattgctCTCTTGTCTAGCCCCCTATATTGGATAATACTATATGACTTTTTTGTTAAGTAAGAGAAgattattataaacaaatttaaaggGGTAATAGAGGAGGCACTCATTTTATATGATTAGTactgggtttttattttttgtatgagAAGAgggttattacttattagtatGCTTTGATTTATTATGATTTGTTAATGTACATAAATTATGTGTGAAGAGCAATGTGTTTGATGCTCCGTTACATGCATATTCCAAGAGATACAAAACGAGAGGTTACTCATTGGTGTCCTTTAAAgttagccaaaaaataaaaggtgtcCTTTAGATCTTAATATGAGTTTCTCTAACCAATAAAAGATGATCAATGTGTCATATAAGactgaaatttttatttacaaattgCAGCAAGATTTGAAAACAGTGAATAATAATGAATAATGGGATGGCGGATCGAGTTTATATAGTTAACAATGAAATAACATAAATCTCTAGAGATTTGAGAATGAGCCtggtaattactaattagtatAGTTGACCAAGTGGGGGCCCTATCGTTTGGGGACCGCAGACAACTTGTTTAAATTCAACCCCAGTAAGATCTGGCTTTGATTTATTGGTGCAGATTCCAGAGAGAGACGATGGTCGAtcatttttttaactcatttaaactgtaatacaaaaacacaaaa
Protein-coding regions in this window:
- the LOC115978718 gene encoding NDR1/HIN1-like protein 1 codes for the protein MSSKDCGHHDRDKARHHLILTIIAVFIALFLFVVFLVWIILLPTKPRFVLQEATVYVFNVSTTDPSTLTTSMQITVASKNRMGKVGIYYQKLDVYATYRSQQVTMPTVLPSTYQDHKEIAVWSPFLYGNTIPVAPGLMMALEQDLNVGSVLLNIRLNGCVKWQVGTWISGKYDLNVNCPAYIKFGGFNPDGGITVGPVMKFETVVQGCSVDV